A region of Pseudorasbora parva isolate DD20220531a chromosome 14, ASM2467924v1, whole genome shotgun sequence DNA encodes the following proteins:
- the LOC137039424 gene encoding CD48 antigen-like, producing MFFKLLKKMAHVFVLILLWHHIGVFGADEEVKMMPVKKGDSVTLHTPFTEEQKHAEIEWAFAAAIIARINMTSQQITYNDNVDERFRERLKLDPQTGSLTITNTTTEDSGLYHLQITGKNLWRKSFRVTVYDPLPIPDITRYCPSSSSSSSSSSSSSSSSCSLLCTVMHVSRANLSWYKGRSLWSSISVSDLSSSISLPLEVEYQDKNTYSCVLNNPVSNQTRHPNITKLCHTCAENICYCGSAEAVIRLVVSALMGVAAVVAVVVLIYDIKSRKVEQERREQTK from the exons GTGTGTTTGGTGCTGATGAAGAAGTGAAGATGATGCCAGTGAAGAAGGGAGATTCAGTCACTCTACACACTCCCTTTACTGAAGAACAGAAACATGCTGAGATAGAGTGGGCATTTGCAGCTGCAATAATAGCTAGAATCAATATGACAAGTCAGCAGATCACATATAATGATAATGTTGATGAGCGATTCAGAGAGAGACTGAAGCTGGATCCtcagactggatctctgaccatcacaaacaccACAACTGAAGACTCTGGACTTTATCATCTACAGATCACTGGAAAAAATCTTTGGAGGAAGTCATTTAGGgttactgtctatg ACCCTCTGCCGATTCCTGACATTACCAGATACTgtccttcatcatcatcatcatcatcatcatcatcatcatcatcatcatcatcttgttCATTGTTGTGTACAGTGATGCATGTATCAAGGGCGAATCTCTCCTGGTACAAAGGACGCAGTTTATGGTCCagcatcagtgtgtctgatctcAGCAGCAGCATCTCTCTACCTCTGGAGGTGGAATATCAGGATAAAaacacctacagctgtgtgCTCAACAATCCCGTCAGCAACCAGACCAGACATCCCAACATTACTAAACTCTGTCACACATGTGCAG AAAACATCTGCTATTGTGGCTCTGCAGAAGCTGTGATCCGATTGGTCGTCTCTGCTCTGATGGGCGTGGCTGCTGTGGTTGCTGTGGTTGTTCTCATCTATGACATCAAATCCAGAAAAGTTGAACAAGAGAGGAGAGAACAGACCAAATAA